TCTCGTCGAGCGTCGCAATCAGTTCACGGGAATTGATCGCGCGGTCGCGGGCAGTGGTAAATCGGCTGTCGGTCAACCACTCCGGGCGCCCGACCGCACGGCACAGCGACGGCCAGTGCCGGTCGGCTTCCAGCCCGACGATCCAGAGGCGCCGCCCGTCGGCCGCCAGGTAGTTGTTCATGCACGGGTTGAACATCGTCTCGCGCTGACCGATCGCGATCGGATTGCCGGTCAGCAGGAAGGTGTTGAGGTCGAAGCTGACGGTGTAGGCGCCCTGGCGGTAGAGGGATGTGGTCACCAGTTGCCCTTCACCGGTGCGGGCGCGGGCGACCAGTGCGGCGTTGATCGCCGCGGCCAACGTCATCCCGGTCATGTGATCGCCCATGCCGCCCCGCTGGAAGGGCGGGCTGTCACCGGGACGGGTGAGCAGATCGGCAACCCCGGAGCGGGCCCAGAATGCGGCGACGTCGTAGGCCGGGCGGTTGGCTTCAGGCCCGCTCTCGCCGTACCCGGTGATCAGGCCGTAGACCAGGCCCGGATTGAGCGCGGCCACCGACGGATAGTCCAGATCGAGCCGCCCAAGCGCATCCGGCCGGACGTTGGTGAGGAAAACGTCTGCCGCCGTGAGCAATTGGCGAGCGGTAGCCAGCCCACCGTCGGTGGTCAGGTCGAGCACGATGCTGCGCTTGGACCGATTGTCCATCTCGAACGGCGGGTTGCTGCCGTCGTCGAGTCCGAGCATCCGGCCGAACATTCGGCCCGGGTCG
This is a stretch of genomic DNA from Mycobacterium sp. ELW1. It encodes these proteins:
- a CDS encoding CoA transferase, which encodes MAGPLEGIKVVELGVWVAGPAAGGILADWGADVVKIEPPTGDPGRMFGRMLGLDDGSNPPFEMDNRSKRSIVLDLTTDGGLATARQLLTAADVFLTNVRPDALGRLDLDYPSVAALNPGLVYGLITGYGESGPEANRPAYDVAAFWARSGVADLLTRPGDSPPFQRGGMGDHMTGMTLAAAINAALVARARTGEGQLVTTSLYRQGAYTVSFDLNTFLLTGNPIAIGQRETMFNPCMNNYLAADGRRLWIVGLEADRHWPSLCRAVGRPEWLTDSRFTTARDRAINSRELIATLDEIFATKTLAEWASAFDAEPDLFWSPVNSMEDVLADEQFHAAGGLVDVPDGGPMIATPADFHGTPWAPRSAAPKLGEHTDEVLAELAERAGYR